Part of the Candidatus Brocadia sinica JPN1 genome, GTTCCAAACGAACGCTTTTTTGATCTGTTTAAGCTGTATCGTCAGGGTTTGACTGGTTCAGGTCTTCGGTATTGTATCTTTGGCCATATTGCGGATAATCATCTTCACGTAAACCTCCTCCCGCAGAACGACTGGGAAGCTGACCGGGGGTGGCAACTTTATCGCAAAATAGTCAGACAAATTATTGAATGGGGAGGCACCATTTCCGCTGAGCATGGCGTGGGCAAGATCAAACGTGAATATCTTTTGGATATGTTTAGCCAATCTGGACTACAGGAGATGGCCTTCATCAAAAAGACGCTCGATCCGTACGTAATTCTGGGCAGGGGGAACATTATTCCGGAAGAGTTTTTACTCCGCTGAGGAGTTTAGCCCGGCCATGCACAGTATATCTCGAATAAATTACTTCAAATGATGCAATATTCATACATATTCAAGCCGTCATTGTGATATGATGATGCAATTAAGCCTTGTCAATACAATCTCCGGAATGGGAGGCAAATATGGTAAAAAACGTCAAACGTTTCATTTTTTCTCAATCAATGCCAATGGTTTTTTTGTTATTCATGGTTGGCTGTGCCCCGGTTATATCAAAACAAATCAGAGATCAGGTGAAACCGGATGTCAGTTTTACAGAGGTACTGAATGACCCTGAACGGTACAAAGGCCAAATGATTCTTCTGAGCGGAACCATTGCCGAGACCGAAAATACCAGGGAAGGTACCTTATTACGGGTGTTACAGCGTCCTGCAGGTTTTCGTGGGAAACCCAAGGACGTGGATGAAACCGAAGGGAGATTTCTGGCTCTTGACCACCGCTACCTGGATGTAGCCGTATTTACAAAAGGAAGAGCCGTTACGATCGCGGGAGAAGTTCAGGGAAAGAGAATCCTTCCTTTAGACGAAGCAGAATACACCTATCCACTGATTTACGTGAAAGAAATATACCTCTGGCCGGTTGAAAAAAGCTATTATTCCCCTTCTCCGTCGTGGCACATCGGCTTTGGCTTTGGATATTATCACTGACAAACCTTTCGCCGAGGAATACTCGTTAACGACAGAGCAAGATTGGGCAGTGTGTAGACCGCATAACCCTTACCGTGGTGTTGCCCAGAATCATTTCCTGGAGCCGTGAATGGCCATAGGCGCCCATAACCAGGATATCAAATTTTTCATCTTCATCATTACAGAGTTCAAGGATGCCTTTTGCATGATCGGTTCCTTCTTTTGCAACAGTATTGACGGTAAGGTTGTAACTTTCGAGAAATATTTTTGCCTTTGAAAGTATCTCGGAAGATTCTTCTTTTTTGCCTGCCACGAAGATCACCGTCACAGGCAGCTTCATAAGTTGCGCTATTTCAGCACCACTATGCAATGCCTTATCTGCAAACGAGCTTCCGTCATAAGCAATCAACATTTTGGTAAAAGGTTTGAATTCGGATGGTGTAATAAGTACCGGTTTATGGGTCTGTCGTACCACAAATTCAACATTGGTGCCTAAAAACACGTCTCGCCATTCAGCGTGAGACCCCATCTTTCCCATGGAAATCAGGTCGCAGTCATCGGCGGATTTGATGATCTCGCGGCTCACAACCCCCTCTCTTACTTCCCGGCGAAAAGGTATTCCTGCCTGGCTACATTTTCCCTCCAGCAGATTCAAGGTTGCATCAGCCTGCGATTCCACCATTTCT contains:
- a CDS encoding Slp family lipoprotein, producing the protein MVKNVKRFIFSQSMPMVFLLFMVGCAPVISKQIRDQVKPDVSFTEVLNDPERYKGQMILLSGTIAETENTREGTLLRVLQRPAGFRGKPKDVDETEGRFLALDHRYLDVAVFTKGRAVTIAGEVQGKRILPLDEAEYTYPLIYVKEIYLWPVEKSYYSPSPSWHIGFGFGYYH
- a CDS encoding universal stress protein encodes the protein MIKLILVPTDGSENSITAADYAINLARLFNAGIRGLFVKDVKVLTGPLIHDIGTSIGGMVPYGTFNQTVREMVESQADATLNLLEGKCSQAGIPFRREVREGVVSREIIKSADDCDLISMGKMGSHAEWRDVFLGTNVEFVVRQTHKPVLITPSEFKPFTKMLIAYDGSSFADKALHSGAEIAQLMKLPVTVIFVAGKKEESSEILSKAKIFLESYNLTVNTVAKEGTDHAKGILELCNDEDEKFDILVMGAYGHSRLQEMILGNTTVRVMRSTHCPILLCR